The stretch of DNA GattacattttctaaaaatcaGACCTCAGAATATGGACTGTCACATTAAAAGTGACGCTTCAAGTAACCAAAGGTGAAGAATGGAACTTTCATGAATGGGAAATTTAAGTGGAGTTTGCTTTAATTAAGGACAACGATTTGGTAATGCCAAACGACGACTCAAGATAATGTTTATCATATTCCACAAtgcaaaaaaattcaatttaatcaGAACCAAATAGCTTTTAGGTTGAAGTATGAATCATTccaatgattttatatttattcaacaaagaaaagagagactTGGAGTGCAAAACAACATGGAAATTTCCATTTCTTGCTTTTGGTCTGAGAGATTCAAAAAGGAGTAAATCTCATTCTTCTACTGGCCTTTGACCCAACACAGAGATGTCTTCGTACCGTTTCTGCAACATGACAAGAATATCATGTTATGAGTAGTAGATATACTGAGACAGAAAAAAAAGCATGAAGGAGAACTACCAGCACAAAACATACCAGGTGAATTATctaaattcaaaaacataagCTAAAACAGGCGAACCAAGAATCAATAACAGATTCAAAATTAGCTCATTAATTACTCTACAACAAGTATTCAACTATTAATTAGTCGAACTAAACAGCTAGCAGAGATAGGGGAAGATTAGGGCCACGATTCGTTCTTTACATTTGCATTTGTGTTTACTGTTTATGTTACCATgagaaattaacaatgttaagGTGTAATATGAAAACTTTGGCGTTTAAGCTTAGCAAAATCATGTCCTGCGACTAATAACATAAGAATGTTTAAGCAGAATTGTGACCATTTCTATATCAAAATGGGCAGTACAGAGAATGGAGAAACAAACACCATCTAAACTCTAATTCAAAAGACCACAAGCATTAACAACAGCAAGAACATCGAACATATTGGGAAAAACTGATTGATTTCTATAACCCTATAAGAAAGTCATTTTCAATGTAAGGTATATTACAGTCAAAGTTCAGATGCAGAGTATCCAAAGCAACTGACAACAGGATTCAGGCATTGGATTGCATAAACAGGATTCAGCAATCACAACATATCAACACCCAAAGACGTcgattcaaaaatcaaacatagaTAACATACCCCAACGTTGTTGCGTTCCCACAGCTTATGAACACCGTAATCCACAGCCTGCAAGAACACATGAACCCTTGTGAAcatcaaaattacacaaactgAGACTCAAAACTCCTTTATCTGGTTATGAAAACCCCAAAATCTAAAAGTGTTGACACCAATTTCTCTCAGAATTGCACAAAAAACTATAATCTCCAGCTCTCTATTGTAGATCGATTAATCTAAATCCAATAGCAATTCGTATCCAATCAAACCATAAACACAAAACAGATCCGGGAAGATACGAAAGCTGATAAGatacaaaacaatgaaaaaggcTCTGATCTCTCACCCGTTCGCCAAAAAATGCGCCGGCGATGATGAAAGTGACGTAGACGGAGTTACGGCGCATGATAAGCTTGTAAAAGCTCTCGAAAGCGCCTTTCTGATTTCTCCGAGCAGCGTACTCCATGGTTGactcgtttgttttttttcaggcACCTGAGATCTCTCTCTTACGTATTTTAGGGTTAGGAAGAAAGCGATCTACAAACAACAATGGCGAGAGAGCGTAAAGACGATGAGACTTCCGCAACGAATCAGAAAtgattctcttttttgtttgactCATTCGTATCTGGAAAAAAACCTTATGGGCCTCAATTATTTGGCCCAATAGCCCATTTAGTCTGATgataaattatattatcttGTAAACAAACTTATCTGTATTCAAATGTTGTTATTGGGTATCTGGATTAATGAAGACTTGCACATAAGAGTGATTATCACATTAAGAAAGCAGCACATTCTCACTACGCAAGACGCACATGTAGTGTGTGATAACTGATAACTAAATAAGTTCGTTCCATGATACCTAAATAACTGAACAAGATTTATTTCTTCTTATGAAGGATGTTATATTGTACTTGAATCTTTCTTGACCACTTGTGTACTCACAGACTCACATGTGCCTTAGCTTATGACGCAAAGATAggctaatatatataaaagataagtttttttttttcttttaattaaaggTAAGTTTTGAATTGGACTTATCAGAAGTTAAGAACATGATTGGGTATATGTTTCGGCACATGCATATGGAAAACAAACATTTGGGAAATGGGCAAATGTCACATTCAGAAATTGAACTTTTAAAGAAAATGCTTATCCAAATTAAGTTCTTATCAAGGTTTGAACAGAGGCCTTAGTCACCAAGCAAAGCAAAGAGTATAATCCAACAATAGAGAACCAACCTCTTCTAAAATGTAGgacaaaacatatcaaaattaatttctgGAATTTGAAAATATAGAGATATATTCTCTTAAGATTCATGAATATATGCATATAGATatagaaacat from Camelina sativa cultivar DH55 chromosome 9, Cs, whole genome shotgun sequence encodes:
- the LOC104711822 gene encoding cytochrome b-c1 complex subunit 9; its protein translation is MEYAARRNQKGAFESFYKLIMRRNSVYVTFIIAGAFFGERAVDYGVHKLWERNNVGKRYEDISVLGQRPVEE